A region from the Pseudomonadota bacterium genome encodes:
- a CDS encoding type II toxin-antitoxin system HicB family antitoxin → MIRGYLDEALRRATYDKLEDGTFVSEVPDLQGVLAHGATLEACREQLAEVIEEWILVRVARGLAIPPLAGIEISVKKAS, encoded by the coding sequence ATGATCCGCGGCTACCTCGACGAGGCTCTCCGGCGCGCCACATACGACAAGCTTGAGGACGGAACGTTTGTGAGCGAAGTTCCCGACCTACAGGGCGTGCTTGCCCACGGGGCCACGCTGGAGGCATGCCGCGAGCAGCTCGCCGAGGTAATCGAGGAGTGGATTCTGGTACGCGTCGCGCGTGGCCTCGCGATTCCTCCGCTGGCTGGCATCGAGATCAGCGTCAAGAAAGCCAGCTGA